One window from the genome of Leptolyngbyaceae cyanobacterium encodes:
- a CDS encoding ssl1498 family light-harvesting-like protein, whose protein sequence is MRYTDQKGKTLNVNKHSPSDGSELIPAEVQANIGIGRDGSKLPDVPLAPGYTVDDEGINNNYAIEPDISLAEYPSPKQQRRYILWGIGAILFVALIGMIAFIAS, encoded by the coding sequence ATGCGCTACACCGATCAAAAAGGGAAAACCCTCAATGTTAATAAACATTCTCCGAGTGATGGCAGTGAACTAATACCTGCTGAGGTTCAAGCTAATATAGGTATAGGTCGTGATGGCAGTAAATTGCCTGATGTACCCCTCGCTCCTGGCTATACCGTAGACGATGAGGGCATCAATAATAACTATGCCATTGAGCCTGATATTTCCTTGGCAGAGTATCCCTCACCAAAACAGCAGCGGCGTTATATCTTATGGGGGATAGGGGCTATCCTGTTCGTTGCCTTGATAGGGATGATTGCCTTTATTGCTAGCTAA
- a CDS encoding DUF2997 domain-containing protein encodes MAQYQKIEYRIGADGKIIETVLNGVGASCTENTSGIESALGKVESQKLFPEYYEDEETIINEQKQSDTEM; translated from the coding sequence ATGGCCCAATATCAAAAGATTGAATATCGCATTGGCGCTGATGGCAAGATAATTGAAACCGTTCTCAATGGTGTTGGTGCCAGTTGTACGGAAAATACTTCTGGAATTGAAAGTGCTTTGGGTAAAGTAGAATCGCAAAAGCTATTTCCCGAATATTATGAAGATGAGGAAACCATCATCAACGAACAAAAACAGTCTGATACTGAAATGTAG
- a CDS encoding bifunctional diguanylate cyclase/phosphodiesterase — translation MAVAFLGTHVPLLTLLVYFLVINSFSLNATLRILGIALIATLIGTGITLYALHKLLTPIVLTYLAQRAYINEKKLPNLPTKYTDEVGILMADTVQTITKLDEVIDHLTNYDAITSLPNRVLFAERLQQALLRTQEKNRLLAVMALKLNNFREINNGMGNSASNQLVRVVAQRLSGSISSLDLLCRISSDEFAIALTELTASEDVVSLCELLLERLALPINLNGNQITPLASIGIAIYPFDGDSPEQLLRSAHTAVDEADRTIANNYQFYSANMNSQLQERLALESHLRHALQRNELQLHYQPRVDIHNNTIVSVEALLRWQNRKLGFVSPVKFIPIAEANGLIIPIGEWVLRTACTQNKLWQEAGLEPIRVAVNLSARQLAQPNLVQLVSSILEETQLNPAYLELEVTESLMMDNVEKSMSVLQQLHELGIQLALDDFGTGYSSLNYLRRFPIDTLKIDRSFVREIVSNSHDAAVTNTIITLAKSLDLNITAEGVETKEQYEYIKAQGCHEIQGYYFSPPITSLAMTALLKKSQRWAYAGDLRSLMSS, via the coding sequence ATGGCCGTAGCATTTTTGGGAACCCACGTACCGCTTTTAACACTTTTGGTTTATTTTTTAGTCATCAATTCATTTTCTTTAAATGCGACTCTGCGGATTTTAGGAATCGCATTAATAGCTACTTTAATCGGTACTGGCATCACGCTATATGCCTTGCACAAATTGCTAACACCGATCGTCCTTACCTATTTAGCGCAAAGAGCATATATTAATGAGAAAAAACTACCAAATTTGCCGACAAAATATACTGATGAAGTAGGAATTTTGATGGCCGATACGGTACAAACTATTACAAAACTCGATGAAGTTATCGATCATCTGACTAACTACGATGCCATAACCAGTCTTCCCAATCGCGTTTTGTTTGCTGAACGTCTCCAGCAAGCATTATTGCGAACGCAGGAAAAAAATCGCTTGTTAGCGGTGATGGCTTTGAAGTTAAATAACTTCCGGGAAATCAACAATGGCATGGGTAATAGCGCTAGCAATCAGTTAGTCAGAGTAGTGGCACAAAGATTGAGCGGTAGTATATCCTCTCTCGATCTGCTTTGTCGGATTAGCAGTGATGAATTTGCGATCGCACTTACCGAATTAACAGCATCAGAAGATGTCGTAAGTTTGTGCGAATTACTTTTGGAAAGACTCGCCTTACCCATTAACTTGAACGGTAATCAAATTACTCCTCTCGCTAGTATTGGCATCGCTATTTATCCCTTTGATGGAGATAGCCCAGAACAGTTGTTGCGAAGCGCTCACACCGCCGTCGATGAAGCCGATCGAACAATAGCAAATAACTATCAGTTTTACTCGGCTAACATGAATTCACAATTGCAAGAACGATTAGCATTAGAAAGCCATTTGCGTCATGCTTTACAGCGCAACGAACTGCAACTTCACTATCAGCCACGAGTGGACATCCATAACAACACTATCGTGAGCGTCGAAGCACTATTGCGTTGGCAAAATCGCAAACTCGGATTCGTTTCTCCCGTCAAATTCATCCCCATCGCAGAAGCCAATGGTTTAATTATCCCCATTGGTGAATGGGTATTACGCACCGCTTGTACTCAAAACAAACTTTGGCAAGAAGCAGGATTAGAACCGATTCGAGTTGCAGTAAATTTATCAGCCCGTCAGTTAGCACAACCAAACTTAGTTCAACTCGTCTCCTCTATTTTAGAAGAAACCCAACTTAATCCCGCTTATTTAGAACTGGAAGTAACCGAAAGTTTGATGATGGATAATGTAGAAAAATCCATGAGCGTGCTGCAACAATTGCATGAATTGGGTATACAATTAGCACTCGATGATTTTGGCACCGGTTATTCATCTTTAAACTATTTGAGGCGTTTTCCCATCGATACTTTAAAAATCGATCGCTCTTTCGTGCGCGAGATCGTTTCTAATTCCCACGATGCAGCCGTTACCAATACAATTATCACTTTAGCAAAAAGCCTGGACTTAAATATCACCGCTGAAGGTGTAGAAACCAAAGAACAATACGAATATATCAAAGCCCAAGGATGTCATGAAATCCAAGGTTACTATTTCAGCCCGCCGATTACCAGCCTTGCGATGACCGCCTTATTAAAGAAAAGCCAAAGATGGGCTTATGCTGGAGATCTCAGGAGTTTGATGTCAAGTTGA
- a CDS encoding GerMN domain-containing protein produces MFVIRQSALIYSLITILGLSAGGKLVANAHQPKSTSQATIDRVKVSQNRVKVFFPNYSRNNTDLGHVEPVWRTTQRRDIARFAIEQLIAGPTRNEIKNGFMKPIQFRGSSNCGGDFNLSLSGGVARLKFCRTIPSAGIGDDARVKSSVDATLQQFSTVNSVIVLTKEGDCYGDMSGENFCLQRR; encoded by the coding sequence ATGTTTGTTATTCGTCAATCAGCTTTAATTTATAGCCTAATAACCATTTTAGGATTAAGTGCTGGCGGAAAGTTAGTTGCCAATGCACACCAGCCAAAATCAACTTCTCAAGCTACTATCGATCGCGTAAAAGTAAGCCAAAACCGGGTGAAAGTATTTTTTCCTAATTATTCTAGAAATAATACAGATTTAGGTCATGTGGAACCTGTTTGGCGGACAACTCAACGCCGGGATATAGCGCGATTTGCGATCGAACAATTAATTGCTGGCCCTACTAGGAATGAAATCAAAAATGGTTTCATGAAACCGATTCAATTTAGAGGTAGTTCTAACTGTGGCGGTGATTTCAATCTTTCCCTTTCTGGGGGAGTAGCGCGGTTAAAATTCTGTCGAACTATTCCTTCTGCTGGCATCGGAGATGATGCCCGTGTTAAAAGTTCTGTTGATGCTACTTTGCAGCAATTTTCTACAGTGAATTCGGTGATTGTTTTAACTAAAGAAGGTGATTGTTATGGTGATATGAGTGGGGAAAATTTCTGTTTGCAAAGAAGATAA
- a CDS encoding fasciclin domain-containing protein — translation MADIVDTAVKAGSFSTLVTAIKAAELVDTLKSAGPFTVFAPTDDAFAKLPAGTVEALLKDIPKLKKILLYHVVSGKVMASDVVKIKSAKTVEGSDVKIDASSGVKVNEATVSTPDVGADNGVIHIIDTVLIPA, via the coding sequence ATGGCTGATATTGTTGATACTGCTGTTAAAGCTGGTTCTTTCAGCACCCTGGTTACTGCAATCAAGGCTGCCGAATTAGTAGATACGCTAAAAAGTGCTGGTCCATTCACTGTCTTTGCACCCACTGATGATGCGTTTGCGAAGCTTCCAGCCGGCACCGTAGAAGCTTTGCTGAAGGATATTCCGAAGCTCAAGAAAATCTTGCTTTATCATGTCGTTTCAGGCAAGGTAATGGCATCTGATGTCGTTAAGATAAAATCAGCCAAAACAGTTGAAGGTTCAGATGTAAAAATTGACGCTTCTTCGGGTGTCAAAGTGAATGAGGCTACAGTTTCAACCCCGGATGTTGGTGCTGATAATGGTGTCATCCATATCATTGATACAGTGTTGATTCCAGCATAA
- a CDS encoding alpha/beta hydrolase: protein MPLDPQVQVLLEQIAQLEWPSVDTLNPVQAREQFAKFRGKPLKRPKIGSVENRTIPSQGGEIPIRIYLPEGVAPFPVLVFFHGGGWVLGDLDAVDSCCRSWCKDAGCVVVSVDYRLAPEHKFPAPVEDAYAATLWVVNNASSINGDANQIAVAGDSAGGNLAAAVTLMARDRGTPALIYQVLIYPVTQYGFDTESYREYAEGYGLKKAEMVWFWHHYLAKPEDGKNPYASPLFAESLANLPPAMIMTAECDVLRDDAILYAEKLQSAGVTVQLKQYDGMIHGFLGMAPVLDGGKNAIADVAAQLRLIFH, encoded by the coding sequence ATGCCTCTCGATCCACAAGTTCAGGTCTTGTTAGAGCAAATAGCCCAGCTAGAATGGCCATCGGTCGATACTCTTAACCCGGTACAAGCACGAGAACAGTTCGCTAAGTTTCGGGGTAAACCGCTCAAACGACCCAAGATTGGGAGCGTGGAAAATCGCACTATCCCCAGCCAAGGGGGAGAAATTCCCATTCGCATTTACCTGCCGGAAGGTGTAGCGCCTTTCCCCGTGCTAGTTTTCTTTCATGGGGGCGGTTGGGTTTTGGGGGATTTGGATGCGGTAGATAGTTGTTGTCGTTCTTGGTGTAAGGATGCCGGGTGCGTGGTGGTGTCGGTAGATTATCGGTTAGCACCGGAACATAAGTTTCCCGCGCCAGTGGAAGATGCTTATGCGGCTACTCTTTGGGTAGTCAATAATGCTAGTAGTATTAATGGGGATGCAAACCAAATTGCCGTAGCGGGAGATAGTGCAGGCGGCAATCTAGCAGCGGCAGTTACTTTAATGGCGAGGGATAGAGGTACACCAGCACTGATTTATCAAGTTTTGATTTATCCGGTTACTCAATATGGATTTGATACCGAGTCTTACCGTGAATATGCGGAAGGTTACGGTTTGAAAAAAGCAGAAATGGTTTGGTTTTGGCATCATTATTTAGCAAAGCCGGAAGATGGCAAAAATCCATATGCTTCGCCGTTATTTGCGGAAAGTTTAGCCAATTTGCCGCCAGCAATGATTATGACGGCTGAATGTGATGTGCTGCGAGATGATGCAATTCTTTACGCCGAAAAATTGCAATCGGCGGGAGTGACAGTGCAGCTAAAGCAGTATGATGGCATGATTCACGGGTTTTTGGGGATGGCACCGGTGTTGGATGGGGGGAAAAATGCGATCGCAGATGTCGCTGCACAATTACGTTTAATCTTTCATTAG
- a CDS encoding WD40 repeat domain-containing protein, giving the protein MMTDNFNLPREYDAVLGSQVAMRSDAVVLGGLAGVKRRLASPLIQQRAIAVSETGKYGQAGLELAIECLKDESEEIRKAACRVLLENTQLPGAIKALWTYRTISLNLLYAHSGYVTAIAFSQDGKYLFSAGELGNIIVYDLQQGQEIHTLKSHCTWVCSLISNLDEKTLISASYDRTISIWNWQSGEEIFRLIENPDKIPEIATHRNHPERIVSVAISGNKETLVSGTQGKKITIWNLNKQEKIRAFNLKGHHNYITKIALSPDGKILATGGSFHDRTIKLWHLETGEEIRTLQPYPGGEVTALAFTPDGQSLVSGSYDKTVKIWNWQTGEERHSLNGHKNWITSLALSLDGKIIISGSWDGTVKLWDLQTGEEIGTLGKTSSHYSNVIESVNISPNGKTVVSGDRNGIIKMWKV; this is encoded by the coding sequence ATGATGACAGATAATTTTAATTTACCTAGAGAATATGATGCGGTGCTTGGTTCTCAAGTAGCGATGCGTTCAGATGCAGTGGTGTTAGGAGGTTTGGCAGGTGTGAAGAGACGCTTGGCAAGTCCTTTAATTCAGCAAAGAGCGATCGCGGTTTCAGAAACGGGGAAATACGGTCAAGCTGGTTTAGAATTAGCGATCGAATGTCTGAAGGACGAATCTGAAGAAATACGCAAAGCCGCTTGTCGAGTCCTGTTAGAGAATACTCAATTACCGGGGGCGATCAAAGCATTATGGACTTATCGGACAATATCTTTAAATCTCCTCTATGCACATTCAGGTTATGTAACTGCGATTGCTTTTAGTCAAGATGGCAAATATTTATTTAGCGCTGGCGAATTGGGTAATATTATAGTTTACGATTTACAGCAAGGACAAGAAATTCATACTCTGAAAAGTCATTGCACTTGGGTTTGTTCGTTAATCTCTAATTTAGATGAAAAAACTTTAATTAGCGCTAGTTACGATCGCACGATTTCCATTTGGAATTGGCAAAGTGGCGAAGAAATTTTCAGATTAATTGAAAACCCAGATAAAATTCCCGAAATCGCCACCCATCGAAATCATCCAGAGCGGATCGTTTCAGTTGCCATCAGTGGAAATAAAGAAACTTTAGTCAGTGGCACTCAGGGTAAAAAAATTACTATTTGGAACTTAAATAAACAAGAAAAAATTCGTGCTTTTAACTTAAAGGGACATCATAATTATATTACTAAGATCGCCCTCAGCCCAGATGGAAAAATATTGGCTACTGGCGGGAGTTTCCACGATCGCACGATTAAACTTTGGCATTTGGAAACGGGAGAAGAAATCCGCACTTTGCAACCTTACCCGGGTGGAGAAGTGACTGCGCTTGCTTTTACGCCCGACGGACAAAGTTTGGTGAGCGGTAGTTACGACAAAACCGTTAAAATATGGAATTGGCAAACAGGAGAAGAACGACATTCTCTGAACGGGCATAAAAACTGGATCACTTCTTTGGCTCTCAGTTTGGATGGCAAAATAATCATTAGCGGCAGTTGGGATGGCACGGTTAAATTGTGGGATTTGCAAACAGGAGAAGAGATCGGCACTCTCGGTAAAACTTCCAGCCATTATTCTAATGTAATTGAATCGGTGAATATCAGCCCAAATGGGAAAACAGTGGTGAGCGGGGATAGGAACGGCATAATTAAGATGTGGAAGGTTTAA
- a CDS encoding Hsp70 family protein, translated as MTIIAIDFGTSNTVVSTIDPVTQTPKTLRFNSISRGFETPSGQVFVVPTLVYVQKENSLVFGEQVRSQRLGYSQPQRFFQAFKRDLAADFQPPPRQIDGNSYTAELVSEAFIKEIWQQLSKENLQPDRVVFTVPVGAFERYLDWFRDVAEKLHIPEVQIVDESTAAALGYAVQRPGAVVLVVDFGGGTLDLSLVRTVAASGGKKVLKAEVIAKSDAYVGGVDIDVWIVENYLRQINSSKQEVKEIGWQNLLEVAERLKIQLSTAPEAKDSWFDDENFIAHELKLTRDELEEILESQQLLEQLREALDEVMAVGYGKGISKSDIEQVALVGGSCLIPAVQQLIISYFGRSKVKVGKPFEAIAHGALTLPQLVEVEDYLRHGYAIRLWEPQLKTYSYFPLFEKGNKYPCRREEPLVLQVALEGQREIRLDIGEIADTSQAEVTFDAQGRMTSSQLQHQSEFRSLESHHQEVCVAHLDPPGQVGIDRVEVIFEVNQGRMLLATVKDLLTGKLLVERGAIAKLQ; from the coding sequence ATGACAATTATTGCCATTGATTTTGGAACTAGTAACACGGTTGTCTCCACTATAGATCCGGTGACGCAGACACCAAAAACTCTAAGATTTAATAGTATATCGCGAGGATTTGAGACGCCTAGCGGTCAAGTATTTGTAGTGCCAACTTTAGTTTACGTGCAGAAAGAGAATAGTTTAGTGTTTGGGGAACAAGTGCGATCGCAACGCCTGGGATATTCCCAACCACAACGATTTTTTCAAGCTTTCAAACGTGACTTAGCTGCCGACTTTCAGCCGCCACCCCGTCAAATTGATGGCAATAGTTATACAGCAGAATTAGTATCCGAAGCGTTTATAAAAGAAATTTGGCAACAGCTATCTAAAGAAAATTTACAACCGGATCGGGTAGTTTTTACCGTACCAGTTGGCGCATTTGAGCGCTATCTTGACTGGTTTCGCGATGTAGCGGAAAAATTGCATATTCCGGAAGTGCAAATAGTAGATGAATCCACTGCTGCCGCATTAGGTTATGCCGTGCAAAGACCGGGTGCTGTGGTTTTGGTAGTAGATTTTGGCGGCGGAACTCTTGACTTAAGTTTAGTTCGTACCGTTGCCGCTAGTGGTGGTAAAAAAGTATTAAAAGCAGAAGTCATCGCCAAGTCCGATGCTTACGTCGGTGGCGTGGATATTGATGTTTGGATCGTCGAGAATTATTTGCGGCAAATTAATTCTAGCAAACAAGAAGTAAAAGAGATTGGCTGGCAAAATTTATTAGAAGTAGCAGAAAGACTGAAAATTCAGCTATCAACTGCGCCAGAAGCAAAAGATAGTTGGTTTGATGATGAAAATTTTATCGCCCATGAATTAAAGTTAACTAGAGACGAATTAGAAGAAATTCTGGAATCTCAACAATTATTAGAACAACTGCGGGAAGCTTTAGATGAAGTAATGGCAGTTGGTTATGGGAAAGGAATTAGTAAATCGGATATCGAACAAGTGGCGCTGGTAGGAGGTAGTTGTTTAATACCGGCAGTACAGCAATTAATCATATCATATTTCGGTCGTTCTAAAGTAAAAGTGGGCAAGCCTTTTGAAGCGATCGCCCACGGTGCTTTGACACTTCCCCAACTAGTAGAAGTAGAAGATTATTTGCGACATGGCTATGCAATTCGTCTTTGGGAACCACAACTAAAAACTTATTCCTATTTTCCATTATTTGAAAAAGGTAACAAATATCCTTGCCGAAGAGAAGAACCTTTAGTATTGCAAGTAGCACTGGAAGGACAGCGAGAAATTCGTTTAGATATTGGGGAAATAGCAGATACATCTCAAGCAGAAGTAACGTTTGATGCTCAAGGAAGAATGACTAGTAGCCAACTGCAACATCAATCAGAATTTCGCTCTTTAGAAAGCCATCATCAAGAAGTTTGCGTCGCTCATCTCGACCCGCCGGGACAAGTGGGAATAGATAGAGTTGAAGTAATTTTTGAAGTGAATCAAGGGCGAATGTTGTTGGCGACGGTGAAAGATTTGTTAACGGGTAAATTGTTGGTGGAAAGAGGGGCAATAGCGAAACTTCAGTAA